Within Thermococcus celer Vu 13 = JCM 8558, the genomic segment TAGTTGGGTTTGCTGTACGTTACGGCGTCCCACTTAACGAGCAGCCAGACCGGGCCCCCGGCGGTCCTGAGGTCGGAGACCTTGGCCCCCTCCACCTTTCCGCCGATTTCGGCCTTCTCGATTGCGTTCGGGTTGAAGACGACCACCTCGGGCTCGTTCCTGTACTCCTCGACGTAGCCGCCGACCCTGATAAGGTCCCCTTTCTCCGGGACGTAGGAGAGAGCGTTCGCGGTGGAGCGCGGTACGAAGATCGGCAGGTCACCGACGACCACCTTCAGGTTGCCGCTGAGGTTTGCCACGTCCGTCACCCTGCCGACCACGAGCACGAGCTGGCCCTTCATATCGAGGGTTACCTCCGATGAAGACATCTCCACAGGCTTTACCGCCTCGACGACCGTCAGGTTCCTGCCCTCCAGCTCCGTGGCGCTCGCGACGAGGCCCATGACCTTGACCCTGCTACCGGTCCCAACCTCGAGCGGGTTGATGCCCAGAACCAGCTCCCTCGGGAGGGAGACGGCGACGCCGTCGACGCTGAGGTAGTAGGTGTGGTTCTGATACGTTAATCCCTCGAGCGAGCCAACGAGGTCAACGAGGGAGCCGACGTGGCCACCCAGCTCGTCCGCGGTGACCTGCGGGAGCTGGACCTCCGACTTCTCGAGGGGCCTTCCGAGGGCGTGCAGTCCGTTTCCTGTGTAGACGACGACCTCGAGCTCACCGCGGTACTCCTCGAGGTAACCGGCGACCTCGACGCCGAGGCCGACCTTCAGGTTGTCCTTCGTCTCGTTGGAGAACTCTGAGACGCTCGCCGAGGGTACGAAGACGGCTATCTTCCCGGTTCCATCGTCCACCATCAGCTTGAGGTTCGAGCCGACGTTGGCCATGTCCTCGATGTTGCCCCTGACGAGCACCACCTGGTTCAGCATATCCCTGCTCACGGCGGCTATCGGGAGGGCCTTCGGGGCCTTCGGCTTAACGGCCTCGACGTACGCGCCGACGAGCCTGCCGTCCTCTCCCATCCTTCCGGCGACCCTGACGAGGCTACCTGTCCCGACCTTGAACGGGTCGAGTTTCGCGAGGACGTCCCGCGGGAGGAGCGCATCGAGGTAGTCCGTCCCGTCCGTGAGGGTTAGGACGTACTTGCCCGCCTCGTAGGAGATCCCCGCGAGCTCACCCCTGACGCTCATGACCATGCCGGCGTAGTTCGACGCGTTGGCGAGCGGGACCTCCGGAGATTCCTCCACGGGCGTGATCTCCAGCTGGTCGATGTCCCTGACGACTATCTCCGGGGAGGTGCCCTTGTAGAGGTAAACCGCCCCCGGAGCGCGGACGGTGTCGCCCGTTTTGACGGTCACGTTGTTCTTTACGAGGAGAACCTGTGGGATGAGAACGGTAACGTCGGACTCACCCGTATCGACGGTGAGCAGGAGCCCGGAGCTGACGTTCGAAACCTCCGTTACGACACCCTCGACGGCGACGTAGAGGTTGGCCATCCTCTGGTCGAGGGACTTAACCTCCTCGGGGTTGTCTGAGTACGATTTCGAGAGGAACTCCAGGCCGTCGAGGTACTGCAATATCGCGTAGGTGTAGGTCTCCCTCACCCTCAGCTGGACCTCGGCGGTTACGTTGTCCCCCGGGAAGGGCACGAGGTTTCTCTCTATCATCTTCTCTGCCAGGGGAGAATAGACCCTGACGTCGATCTGCCCCGTTCCATCGTCCACCGTGAACGTCAGGGACAGCTTCCCCCCGCTCTCGGAAACCTTTGGAACGCTGGCCACGGTTCCGCTTATTCTCACGACGGCGTAGTTCATCATGTAGCTCCCGTAGACGTCGCTCACCTTCGCCATCGGCGCCTGCGCCACCTGGGCGGCCACCAGAAGGAGCCCAACGCCTATCACCGATATCAGCAGCGAGAGGTACTTGAGCATGGAGACGTTCAGCTTCTTCTGCTCCTTGAGGCCGTGATAGTAAAGCCTTTTTTCACCTTCCTTTCGGGCCATAGGCGAACCTCCGGTTTATTTGACGTAGCAACGTACTACAACGCGCATGTTTTTAACGGTTTCGTGGCAATAAAATGGGTAGAACTGGACGGGGTTGGTAGAAGAATCCCGGAAAGGAAAAGGAGAAAATCACGTCTGGACGGTGCCTTTTAGAATCTCCTCGACGTCGAAGCCCTCCTCGTACCTCTTTAGCTTCCTCTCGAAGAACTCGACGAAGAGCCTGTACCTCTTTGAGCGGTGCCTCGGGCTTCCGCGGACGCTGTGACCGTGGGGCCCCTTCCTGAATATCGCTATGTAGGCCTCCTTGCCGAGGTCCTTCAGGACATGGTAGAACATGACGCTCTGGTCGAGCGGGCAGCGGTAGTCCTCGAGGCTGTGGATGAGGAGCACCGGCGCCTTAACGTTCCCCGCGTGGAAGAGCGGGCTTAGTTTGCGGTAGTTCTCGTTCTCGAGCGGGTTCGGGCCTATGACCTCGACGTCGTACCAGAGACCCACGTCGGAGAAGGCGTGGCTCGTCAGCCAGTAGCTTATGCCGTTCTCGCTTACCCCTGCCTTGAAGAGGTCGCTCTGGGTCAGCGCCCAGTTGGTCATGAAGCCGCCGTAGCTTATGCCCGTTATCCCAACGCGCTCCCTATCGGCCTGCGGCTCGAGTTTTAGGAACTCTTCCACCCCGGTCGTTATGTCCTCGAAGTCCTCGAGGCCGGTTCTCTCAAGCACGCGGAGGGCGAAGTCCTCGTCGTAGCCGTCGCTTCCGCGCGGGTTCACGAAGACGACGTAGTAGCCCCTGCTGGCCATCAGCTGCATCTCGTAGACGAACCTGTGCCCGTACATCCCCTTCGGCCCGCCGTGGACGAAAACTATTACCGGCGCCTTCTCGCCCTCCTTGAGCTCGGGTTTGAGGTACCAGCCGTCTATCTCCAGGTCCCCGCTCTTAAAGCGGAAGCCCCTCGGCTCAAACGTCTTCAGCCTCTCGAACACCGGCCCGTTGTAGTCGGTCAACGCCCTCAGCTCGCCGTCGTAGAGGTAAAGCTCGCCCACCCGTGTGGCCGTCATTAAAAGGATCAGGGCCTTTCCATCGCTCACGTCGAGGCCGTATATCCAGTGGTCGCCCGCGACGACCCTCTCAGCTTTCCCGTCCCAGAGCCAGAGGTTCACCCTTCCGGCATCGGGGACCAGGAAGTAGACCTTCCCGTCGTCCAGTTTGGCGTCGTGGACGTTCAGCGGCCCCTCGTAAACTGGCCTGAGCTCGCCGTCCCAGAGGTAGAGCCGGTTGTGCTCGCTCATGTACCGCTTTTCCTCCTTGCCCCGTAGGAGTATCCTCTCTCCGTCCGAGTCCACCGCCGTGAAGGAAACGCGCTCGAAGAGCCTCTCCTCCTCGCCGTCCTCCCAGAGGTAGACGTCCCAGAACTTGAAGAGGGCCGGTTTGGAGCCCTCCATGTGCGGGACGTTGATGAGCATCGCGTCGCCGTGCCAGAGCCCCGAGCTGAACCGCGGTTTCTCGAGCTCCTCGATTACCTCCTCGCCCTCCGTGTCGAGAACCCAGAGGGTCGTCTTCTCGCCGTCGAAGAAGCCCAGGCTGTCGAACCAGACCGGAACCTCGCTATCGAAGACGAAGTCCTCGTCGTCCCTCCTCTTGAAGCCCACCACGAGGAGCCTCCTCGAGTCGTCGTTCCACTGGATGGAGCGGACGTTTTTGGTCGAAAGGACTTTTTTGGCGCTTAGCGTCCGGACGTCGGCGACCCATATCTCCGTCTCCTTCTTCTCCTCGTTGGCCCTCGTGAAGGCCAACTTTCTGCCGTCCGGGGAGATTCTGGGCATCGAGGCGTTCTCGATGAAGCGCCTCGTTCCATCTTCGAGGTTTTCTACGACCACGGTGCTCTCGTATCTGTTCTCCTTCATGTTGGCCTTCGTCAGGGTGTAGGCAATCAGGTTCCCCCTTATCCTCGGGTCGCTGAGGTAGGCGAACTTAGAAAAGGTCTTCTCATTCCATTCGATGTTGCTCATAACGCTATCACCTGTTTATTAGAGAGTTTTAAAAGTATATAAGCGTAACCCCCGGCTCAGGTGAGAGCATGAAGGAGGAGCACGCCGTTGGAATAATACTTACCGTTGGAATAGTCATCGCTCTCCTGCTGAGGACGTACTGGGGAGTAGCCATAGCGGCCCTGGGAATACCGGCCTACCTTGCCTACATCGCGAGGGAGCAGAACGTGCTCGCCAAATCGAGGCTGTACGACAGGGACCTGTTCCTCATGATAGCCATAGCCGTGGTGGTGATCCTCGCCTTCGACTACCTCTGGGACCCGAGGATGGGCCTCATAGCGATGGCAGTGGTGATACCCCTCCTCGCCATCTACGTGGACAGGCTAAAGGCGAGAAAGAAGCCCCAGAAGGCCTGAGAGCTTTCCGGTCCTCTTGTAACTCCTTAGTTCTTCCCTCATTTCGTTTAAAAACTCCCCATCGATGCCGAACTTCCCCCTCACCCGGCGCGATATTGCGTTGTCGCTCAGGAAGAGCATCGCCATCGCCGAGGTGAGGTTCTTGGGCTTTCTCCAGCCGGCCTTCTCGAAGTCTATGAGATAAACGCCCTCGCCGATTATCAGGTGCTTTCCGCCCTGGATCTGGCCGTGGTCGAGGCCGAGTCTGTCGAGCAGAGCCGTTTTCGCGGTTATCTCGAAGAGATGGCGCTTCTCAAGGTCGGCGTGGAGTATTATCTCCCCCTCGGCGAACTCCCTGATGAGGTACTCGAGGCCATCGAAGAGGCCATAACCCACGAGCCGCGGCGTTACCCCGAAGGGCTCGACGGCTTTGATTATCTCCGCCTCCCTGGCGAAGTTCCGCCTCGGCGAGTCCGGCCGCTGGAGCTTAATCACGACGTTTTTTTCGTTTAACCTCGCCCTGAATACCAGGCTCGTCGTCCCCTTGGAGTGGGGGGTTATCCCCTCGAATCCGAGGGAGCGCAGGTGGGAGTAAAACCCCTCCAGCCTGGCTTTGCTTATGAGGTGCTCGAACATGTCCCTCGATAAGCTTAAATACCACCGCCGATAAAATACTTTTGGTGGTAGCTATGGTGACGGCTTTTATTCTGATGGTGACGGCCGCTGGAAAGGAAAGGGAAGTTATGGAGAAGCTTCTGGCCATGCCTGAGGTCAAGGAGGCCTACGTCGTTTACGGTGAATACGACCTCGTTGTGAAGGTGGAGACCGACACCCTCAAGGACCTTGACCAGTTCATCACGGAGAAGATAAGGAAGATGTCGGAGATCCAGATGACCTCGACGATGATAGCCATCTGACCGCCCCCTTTTAATTCTTAAAAGAAAAATAGGAAGCTCACTTGTTCATCATGAGCCTTAGCCGCTCTGCGGCGTCCTTCGCCTTGTCCGAGATGTTGCTGAGAGTTCTGGCCACGTTGAGGATGTAGAGGCCGTCGGCCCAGCTCATCGAATCGGCGTTCTCAAAGACACTCTGCATGAGCTTCGTGTCGAGCTCGTCTATGGCCTTCTCAACTCCCTCTATCCTATGAATTATCCCGTACTCCCTCTCTATCTCCCCGTCGGCAAAGCCGCTCTCGATAACTCTATCCATCTGAACTATCGCCTCGTGGACGAGCTTGGCCGCCTTGATGCTCTCAGTGCCCATCTGGAGTATAACCTCCTTTATTTCCTCCGGAATTCCATCGGGT encodes:
- a CDS encoding alpha/beta hydrolase family protein; the protein is MSNIEWNEKTFSKFAYLSDPRIRGNLIAYTLTKANMKENRYESTVVVENLEDGTRRFIENASMPRISPDGRKLAFTRANEEKKETEIWVADVRTLSAKKVLSTKNVRSIQWNDDSRRLLVVGFKRRDDEDFVFDSEVPVWFDSLGFFDGEKTTLWVLDTEGEEVIEELEKPRFSSGLWHGDAMLINVPHMEGSKPALFKFWDVYLWEDGEEERLFERVSFTAVDSDGERILLRGKEEKRYMSEHNRLYLWDGELRPVYEGPLNVHDAKLDDGKVYFLVPDAGRVNLWLWDGKAERVVAGDHWIYGLDVSDGKALILLMTATRVGELYLYDGELRALTDYNGPVFERLKTFEPRGFRFKSGDLEIDGWYLKPELKEGEKAPVIVFVHGGPKGMYGHRFVYEMQLMASRGYYVVFVNPRGSDGYDEDFALRVLERTGLEDFEDITTGVEEFLKLEPQADRERVGITGISYGGFMTNWALTQSDLFKAGVSENGISYWLTSHAFSDVGLWYDVEVIGPNPLENENYRKLSPLFHAGNVKAPVLLIHSLEDYRCPLDQSVMFYHVLKDLGKEAYIAIFRKGPHGHSVRGSPRHRSKRYRLFVEFFERKLKRYEEGFDVEEILKGTVQT
- a CDS encoding serine/threonine protein kinase, which translates into the protein MFEHLISKARLEGFYSHLRSLGFEGITPHSKGTTSLVFRARLNEKNVVIKLQRPDSPRRNFAREAEIIKAVEPFGVTPRLVGYGLFDGLEYLIREFAEGEIILHADLEKRHLFEITAKTALLDRLGLDHGQIQGGKHLIIGEGVYLIDFEKAGWRKPKNLTSAMAMLFLSDNAISRRVRGKFGIDGEFLNEMREELRSYKRTGKLSGLLGLLSRL
- a CDS encoding Lrp/AsnC family transcriptional regulator; this translates as MVTAFILMVTAAGKEREVMEKLLAMPEVKEAYVVYGEYDLVVKVETDTLKDLDQFITEKIRKMSEIQMTSTMIAI
- a CDS encoding TIGR00153 family protein, with protein sequence MQVWTKLFAKSPFKPLIKHSEVVLNTVETLERALRLWYEGDYGEMGKLAVEVDRLEDVADRIKEEIRDSLSSRLMMAVAREDVLIYLHMQDKVADAAEDTAKWLLVREPDGIPEEIKEVILQMGTESIKAAKLVHEAIVQMDRVIESGFADGEIEREYGIIHRIEGVEKAIDELDTKLMQSVFENADSMSWADGLYILNVARTLSNISDKAKDAAERLRLMMNK